Proteins from a genomic interval of Treponema brennaborense DSM 12168:
- a CDS encoding lysophospholipid acyltransferase family protein translates to MTNFITIGCFLVALGGPAILNIFAYPISRKLSVKISDYIVRVCAPRLFSILSTYKNFKFCGDKNLKSELPEQFLIVSNHQSLLDIPLYMRFLRDKKLRFVAKAELGRHVPLVSEMLRAHEHAMIPRTGSPSVAMKTLDSFAERVVARAQIPVIFPEGTRSRDGNLGSFYAAGFRRLLDRAPMPVAVCALDGGYKVSTLDGIMRKLHNGLYHVKILKIYPAPTSKQEQMRILEESKVLIQRQLDEWRAGTDAC, encoded by the coding sequence ATGACCAATTTTATTACGATAGGGTGCTTTCTCGTTGCGTTAGGGGGACCCGCCATATTGAATATTTTTGCTTATCCGATTTCGCGGAAGTTGAGCGTAAAAATATCCGATTATATCGTGCGCGTCTGTGCGCCGCGTCTGTTTTCCATATTATCGACGTATAAAAATTTTAAATTCTGCGGAGATAAAAATCTGAAAAGCGAATTGCCTGAGCAGTTTCTGATCGTGTCGAATCATCAGAGTTTACTCGATATCCCGCTGTATATGCGGTTTCTGCGCGATAAGAAATTGCGGTTCGTTGCAAAAGCCGAATTGGGCCGGCACGTGCCGCTCGTATCCGAAATGCTGCGCGCACACGAACACGCGATGATTCCCCGCACGGGCAGTCCGTCCGTCGCAATGAAAACGCTCGACTCGTTTGCGGAACGCGTAGTCGCCCGCGCTCAAATTCCGGTCATTTTTCCCGAAGGAACGCGCAGCCGCGACGGCAATCTCGGTTCGTTTTACGCGGCCGGTTTCCGGCGGTTACTCGACCGGGCTCCCATGCCGGTTGCCGTCTGTGCGCTCGACGGCGGATACAAGGTTTCGACGTTGGACGGTATCATGCGGAAACTGCATAACGGTTTATATCATGTGAAGATACTGAAAATATATCCTGCGCCGACGTCGAAGCAGGAACAGATGCGGATTCTTGAAGAAAGCAAAGTACTGATTCAGCGGCAGCTCGACGAATGGCGTGCCGGAACGGATGCGTGCTGA